A genomic stretch from Schistosoma haematobium chromosome 4, whole genome shotgun sequence includes:
- the CLPTM1L_1 gene encoding Cleft lip and palate associated transmembrane protein 1, variant 2 (EggNog:ENOG410V5KZ~COG:L) has protein sequence MFKLSQVLLAFSLGYFCFVSWSLFEVFFPSNCKGPSGCITPGWKPDDELKIHLQFIKGGVFIGDISTTETFKINTRLLKKYNCMVDVPLTSDSIATVRLRLLTSTGSIISSNDFSLLTHKEATRTAFNLMTSHGSPNNSNKDHGLLAPFWLSTLRVYVLQTPVSFSRYNVPGEIVRRIQLSSKGYLPVIYVNPNFQASSDWLEVNQPPENRRLEMVLSIEPLSIGHLRLRCMLEAVADQLLSYGIKSKEIDEIRGFFLDTNLYLLLTTLFVSVFHLLFSFLAFKNDISFWRRSDNSVGISLRTIVWRFVSSLIIFLHLWEEKSSLLVSVPMGISTLIELWKLGRMTKFSISFYHGVRWGKRSKEEEATDQLDAQFMRWLMYIMIPLCIGGSVYSLFYLPHRSWYSWCLETMVNGVYAFGLLLMTPQLFLNYRLKSVAHLPWKAMTYKAFNTFIDDFFAFIIVMPTSHRIACLRDDLIFVIYLYQRWLYPVDKSRINEFSEMTDDNFQSKSTSDVTSSNSDKGKSKLA, from the exons ATGTTCAAGTTGTCTCAAGTTTTGTTAGCCTTCTCTCTCGGTTACTTCTGCTTTGTGTCGTGGTCGTTGTTTGAAGTATTTTTCCCTTCGAACTGTAAAGGACCATCAGGATGCATAACACCAGGATGGAAGCCAGACGACGAACTCAAG aTACATTTACAATTTATAAAAGGAGGGGTTTTCATTGGAGATATTTCAACAACTGAGACTTTTAAAATCAATACTCGATTATTAAA GAAATATAACTGCATGGTCGACGTACCTTTGACTAGCGATTCTATCGCAACTGTTCGCTTAcgcttgctgacgagtaccgGCTCAATCATTTCGAGCAATGATTTTAGCCTATTGACTCATAAGGAGGCAACTCGAACAGCTTTCAACTTGATGACCAGCCAT GGATCACCCAACAATTCAAACAAGGATCATGGTTTGCTTGCGCCGTTTTGGCTATCAACACTGCGTGTATATGTTCTTCAAACCCCAGTGTCCTTCAGCCGATATAATGTGCCTGGTGAAATAGTTCGGCGTATTCAGCTTAGCTCAAAGGGGTATTTGCCAGTGATATATGTTAACCCCAATTTTCAAGCCTCAAGTGATTGGTTAGAAGTCAACCAACCACCTGAAAATCGTCGATTAGAAATGGTCCTATCCATTGAGCCACTTTCGATTGGACATTTGCGTTTGCGGTGTATGTTGGAGGCAGTGGCTGATCAGTTACTCTCTTATG GTATAAAATCAAAGGAGATTGACGAGATACGTGGTTTTTTTCTCGACACCAATTTATACCTTCTGCTGACCACattatttgtttctgttttccAT CTGTTGTTCAGTTTTCTGGCGTTTAAAAATGATATTTCGTTTTGGCGTCGGTCAGATAATTCAGTTGGAATTTCTTTACGAACTA TTGTGTGGAGATTCGTCAGTTCCTTAATTATATTTCTACATTTATGGGAAGAGAAAAGTAGCCTACTAGTTTCTGTTCCAATGGGAATATCTACTTTGATAGAATTGTGGAAGTTAGGTCGAATGACTAAATTTTCTATTAGTTTTTATCATGGTGTCCGATGGGGTAAACGATCAAAGGAGGAAGAAGCAACCGATCAATTAGATGCACAATTTATGCGTTGGCTGATGTATATTATGATTCCTCTTTGTATTGGTGGTTCGGTTTATTCCTTATTTTATTTACCACATCGAAG CTGGTATTCTTGGTGTTTAGAGACTATGGTTAATG GTGTCTACGCTTTTGGATTACTATTAATGACACCTCAACTTTTCCTCAACTATCGATTAAAATCTGTAGCACATTTACCATGGAAAGCAATGACTTACAAA GCATTCAATACTTTTATTGATGACTTTTTCGCATTCATAATCGTAATGCCTACATCACATCGTATTGCTTGTTTACGTGATGATTTAATATTTGTAATCTATTTATATCAACGATG GCTTTATCCGGTAGACAAATCACGTATCAATGAATTTAGTGAAATGACTGATGATAATTTCCAGTCAAAGTCTACTTCTGATGTTACAAGTTCTAACAGTGATAAAGGGAAATCTAAACTAGCatga
- the CLPTM1L_1 gene encoding Cleft lip and palate associated transmembrane protein 1 (EggNog:ENOG410V5KZ~COG:L) has translation MVDVPLTSDSIATVRLRLLTSTGSIISSNDFSLLTHKEATRTAFNLMTSHGSPNNSNKDHGLLAPFWLSTLRVYVLQTPVSFSRYNVPGEIVRRIQLSSKGYLPVIYVNPNFQASSDWLEVNQPPENRRLEMVLSIEPLSIGHLRLRCMLEAVADQLLSYGIKSKEIDEIRGFFLDTNLYLLLTTLFVSVFHLLFSFLAFKNDISFWRRSDNSVGISLRTIVWRFVSSLIIFLHLWEEKSSLLVSVPMGISTLIELWKLGRMTKFSISFYHGVRWGKRSKEEEATDQLDAQFMRWLMYIMIPLCIGGSVYSLFYLPHRSWYSWCLETMVNGVYAFGLLLMTPQLFLNYRLKSVAHLPWKAMTYKAFNTFIDDFFAFIIVMPTSHRIACLRDDLIFVIYLYQRWLYPVDKSRINEFSEMTDDNFQSKSTSDVTSSNSDKGKSKLA, from the exons ATGGTCGACGTACCTTTGACTAGCGATTCTATCGCAACTGTTCGCTTAcgcttgctgacgagtaccgGCTCAATCATTTCGAGCAATGATTTTAGCCTATTGACTCATAAGGAGGCAACTCGAACAGCTTTCAACTTGATGACCAGCCAT GGATCACCCAACAATTCAAACAAGGATCATGGTTTGCTTGCGCCGTTTTGGCTATCAACACTGCGTGTATATGTTCTTCAAACCCCAGTGTCCTTCAGCCGATATAATGTGCCTGGTGAAATAGTTCGGCGTATTCAGCTTAGCTCAAAGGGGTATTTGCCAGTGATATATGTTAACCCCAATTTTCAAGCCTCAAGTGATTGGTTAGAAGTCAACCAACCACCTGAAAATCGTCGATTAGAAATGGTCCTATCCATTGAGCCACTTTCGATTGGACATTTGCGTTTGCGGTGTATGTTGGAGGCAGTGGCTGATCAGTTACTCTCTTATG GTATAAAATCAAAGGAGATTGACGAGATACGTGGTTTTTTTCTCGACACCAATTTATACCTTCTGCTGACCACattatttgtttctgttttccAT CTGTTGTTCAGTTTTCTGGCGTTTAAAAATGATATTTCGTTTTGGCGTCGGTCAGATAATTCAGTTGGAATTTCTTTACGAACTA TTGTGTGGAGATTCGTCAGTTCCTTAATTATATTTCTACATTTATGGGAAGAGAAAAGTAGCCTACTAGTTTCTGTTCCAATGGGAATATCTACTTTGATAGAATTGTGGAAGTTAGGTCGAATGACTAAATTTTCTATTAGTTTTTATCATGGTGTCCGATGGGGTAAACGATCAAAGGAGGAAGAAGCAACCGATCAATTAGATGCACAATTTATGCGTTGGCTGATGTATATTATGATTCCTCTTTGTATTGGTGGTTCGGTTTATTCCTTATTTTATTTACCACATCGAAG CTGGTATTCTTGGTGTTTAGAGACTATGGTTAATG GTGTCTACGCTTTTGGATTACTATTAATGACACCTCAACTTTTCCTCAACTATCGATTAAAATCTGTAGCACATTTACCATGGAAAGCAATGACTTACAAA GCATTCAATACTTTTATTGATGACTTTTTCGCATTCATAATCGTAATGCCTACATCACATCGTATTGCTTGTTTACGTGATGATTTAATATTTGTAATCTATTTATATCAACGATG GCTTTATCCGGTAGACAAATCACGTATCAATGAATTTAGTGAAATGACTGATGATAATTTCCAGTCAAAGTCTACTTCTGATGTTACAAGTTCTAACAGTGATAAAGGGAAATCTAAACTAGCatga